GGTACCAGCGGTCCTCCAAGGGAAGGAATGGCATCACGCCGTGGCGGTCGAGCGATTCGAGCAGTTCGCCGAGGCCGCCCGGGCATTCGATCTGCAGGTTGACCCCGCGCCCAAAGGGTCGTTCCAGTGGCGCCACCTCGACGCGGTCGTTGGACTGAATCTCGTCCAGCATCAGCTCGGCGCCCGCGCGATCGAGGTAGACAAATCGCTCCTCTGGGCGCTCGTAGGCGACCTCGAAGCCGAGAGCGTCGACGTAGAAGGCGCGGCTCGCGCCGAGGTCGCTCACCTTGAGTTCGGGCACCAGCCGAATTACGCCCACAGCGCTGAGATCGGTACGGCCCACACATCATCACCAAGCGGCAGGATGTGTCGCCCGGCGTCCATGACGAGGTCGACCTCGTCGCGTTGGCAGTTTCGCCAATGAAACATGCCGTCGACACCTCCGACGCAGTCCAGCTGCGTGGCCAACTCGTTCACGACGAAGGTCTCGAACCCGTCGGCTTCACCGTCCGCCCTCGAAGAGCGCTGTCACCGGCACGGCCCAGATGTGTTCGTCGAGCTGGGTGACCAGGCGCCCGGTATGGACGACGAACGATCGAATCAGCCGTTCGCCGGCCGCCTCGGCAAATGCCCGCAGACCTCGGGCGTCGCTGATCGACACGGTTGAGGCCGACTTCACCTCGAACGCCAGGTACGAACCCGGTCCGTCTCGCAGCACGAGGTCGACCTCGTGGCCTGCCCGGGTGTCGCGCCAGTGCATCAATCGAGCGGGCGCGACCGACCAGGCCGATTGGGCCAGCAACTCGTGGGCCACCAGGTTTTCCAGGAGTGACCCGCTCAGGGCTCGCTGGCGCACCAACCGCTCCGGGGACGTGTCCGCCGCCCATGCGGCCAGCGCCACGTCGCTCGTAAACACGCGTGGATGAGCGGTCACGCTCTGGTGCTCGTTGGGACGGACGGCCGGAACGCTTTCGAGCAGAAACGCCGTGGTGCAGAGTTCGAGGTAGCGCTGAAAAGTATCGGCGCTCATCGAGAGTTCCGATGCCGCTCGGCTGATGTTGAGGATCTGTCCCGGGTTCGCCGCCAGATACCTGAAGGTCTGGGCGAGCCGGGACCGATCCACCCGACTCCCCGCAAGGTTCATCGTCAGGACACCTTCGACGTAGGCCTCGATCAGCGCCCCTCGGAGCGCCGTGCCAGCCGCGGGGTTCAGCGCGATCGGGGGAAGGCCGCCGGCCACCAAAGCCTCGGTCAGGTCGAGCAGATCGATCGCCTCCCGTGGCTCGAGGGTCGGATCACCAGTCCACCAGTCAGCCAGCGTGGAACTTGGGGTCCCTGCCAGTTCGCTGCGTGTGAACGACGTCAGGCGGGCGCGCACCGCCCGACCGGCCAGCGGATCGCCACCGCCCAGCGCACCTCGGCCGATGCGGGAGGAGCCGGTGAGCAGCACCTGTCCGAACCGACCCGACTGGTCCACCAGGCGCTTGACCGCCACGGTGAGGTCGGGGATGAGCTGAGCCTCATCGATGAGCACCGGGCCAGGCGACGCGTCGAGCACTCGAAACGCGTCAGCCTCCAGCGCCGCCAGATCGGCGGGATCGGACAGGTCGAACACCGTCTCGAAGGCGCGCTCGGTGGCTATCCGACGAGCGAGCGTCGTCTTGCCGACCGACCGGCCTCCTTCGATGACAACGACCTTGGCCGAGTCAAGCAACCGTCCAATCGTCGGCTCTATGCCTCGCCGTAGGAGCCCCATGCGCCCAGACTAGTGCTTTTTCAGTGTCCAGCCTATGGCT
Above is a genomic segment from Candidatus Microthrix parvicella Bio17-1 containing:
- a CDS encoding bleomycin resistance protein → MGRTDLSAVGVIRLVPELKVSDLGASRAFYVDALGFEVAYERPEERFVYLDRAGAELMLDEIQSNDRVEVAPLERPFGRGVNLQIECPGGLGELLESLDRHGVMPFLPLEDRWYRRGSTELGNRQVWVQDPDGYLLRFFEDLGQRSVAGEEPHL
- a CDS encoding ATP-binding protein yields the protein MGLLRRGIEPTIGRLLDSAKVVVIEGGRSVGKTTLARRIATERAFETVFDLSDPADLAALEADAFRVLDASPGPVLIDEAQLIPDLTVAVKRLVDQSGRFGQVLLTGSSRIGRGALGGGDPLAGRAVRARLTSFTRSELAGTPSSTLADWWTGDPTLEPREAIDLLDLTEALVAGGLPPIALNPAAGTALRGALIEAYVEGVLTMNLAGSRVDRSRLAQTFRYLAANPGQILNISRAASELSMSADTFQRYLELCTTAFLLESVPAVRPNEHQSVTAHPRVFTSDVALAAWAADTSPERLVRQRALSGSLLENLVAHELLAQSAWSVAPARLMHWRDTRAGHEVDLVLRDGPGSYLAFEVKSASTVSISDARGLRAFAEAAGERLIRSFVVHTGRLVTQLDEHIWAVPVTALFEGGR